In Manis pentadactyla isolate mManPen7 chromosome 3, mManPen7.hap1, whole genome shotgun sequence, a single window of DNA contains:
- the BARHL1 gene encoding barH-like 1 homeobox protein, with product MEGSNGFGIDSILSHRAGSPALPKGDPLLGDCRSPLELSPRSESSSDCSSPASPGRDCLETGAPRPGGASGPGLDSHLQPGQLSAPAQSRTVTSSFLIRDILADCKPLAACAPYSSSGQPAAPEPGGRLAAKAGEDFREKLDKSGSNNSSDSEYKVKEEGDREISSSRDSPPVRLKKPRKARTAFTDHQLAQLERSFERQKYLSVQDRMELAASLNLTDTQVKTWYQNRRTKWKRQTAVGLELLAEAGNYSALQRMFPSPYFYPQSLVSNLDPGAALYLYRGPSAPPPALQRPLVPRILIHGLQGASEPPPPLPPLAGVLPRAAQPR from the exons ATGGAAGGCTCCAATGGCTTTGGGATCGACTCCATTCTCTCCCACCGCGCGGGCAGCCCCGCCCTTCCCAAGGGGGACCCCTTGCTCGGGGACTGCCGCTCGCCCCTGGAGCTGAGTCCGCGCTCGGAGAGCAGCAGCGACTGCTCTTCACCAGCCTCGCCAGGAAGGGACTGTCTGGAGACGGGCGCCCCGCGGCCTGGTGGGGCGTCAGGCCCAGGTTTGGACTCCCACCTGCAGCCTGGGCAGCTCTCGGCCCCAGCCCAGTCGCGCACCGTGACCTCCTCCTTTCTGATCAGGGACATCCTTGCCGACTGCAAACCACTAGCGGCCTGTGCACCCTACTCTAGCAGCGGGCAGCCGGCTGCCCCTGAGCCTGGGGGCCGTCTTGCGGCCAAGGCCGGAGAGGACTTTAGAGAAAAGCTGGACAAAAGTGGAAGCAACAATTCCTCAGATTCTGAGTACAAAG TGAAGGAGGAGGGCGACCGCGAGATCTCCAGCTCTCGGGACAGCCCCCCGGTGCGCCTGAAGAAGCCGCGCAAGGCGCGCACGGCCTTCACCGACCATCAGCTGGCGCAGCTGGAGCGCAGCTTCGAGCGGCAGAAGTACCTGAGCGTTCAGGACCGCATGGAGCTCGCTGCGTCGCTCAACCTCACCGACACACAGGTCAAGACCTGGTACCAGAACCGCAG GACTAAATGGAAGCGACAGACTGCCGTCGGGCTGGAGCTGCTGGCGGAGGCAGGCAATTACTCGGCGCTCCAGAGGATGTTCCCGTCGCCTTATTTCTACCCGCAGAGTCTCGTTTCCAACCTAGATCCCGGCGCCGCACTGTATCTGTACCGCGGGCCCAGCGCGCCCCCGCCCGCCCTGCAGAGACCTCTGGTCCCGCGCATCCTCATCCACGGACTCCAGGGCGCCAGCGAGCCGCCCCCGCCGCTGCCCCCGCTGGCCGGCGTCCTGCCGCGCGCCGCGCAGCCTCGGTGA